In Gemmata obscuriglobus, a single genomic region encodes these proteins:
- a CDS encoding dihydroorotate dehydrogenase, whose product MPDWFYRTVSRPLLYRLGARTARAVALGFMGRLARLPLGPLAIDLLGHMRADPRLTVRLLGRDFASPIGLGPGLDPEGVALPAFARFGIGFISVGPVGLQNPPTRPSVERDDAREAIGFPDAAPPLGLKAAGAVLAELSRLGVPVAVRVSGETAEEYRHLLTETRRFVAAIAVPAAAAVAMSEWLPAAEGVPILLTVRADSPTADMEALAAGLAAGAGGVLIDGAVAREGGGTEIGAPAREPALALVRALRASLGPAVPLVVGGGVHEPEHALALLDAGADLVEVDSGLVFNGPGLVKRTNDAVLYRNLSAQREPPGAAPRPAAMTWFWTALLGFGMLFGGALAVGIAATRVVLPYDEAFLGLSRDQLHTVNPRLLAFMAHDRVSLAGPMLTVGTVYLGLSLGGIRRGVHWAMVAVFASASAGFASFFLFLGFGYLEPLHAFVTACLLQLLLLGMHSELGPYTPTGPPPPRTDRAWRRAQWGQLLLVAHAGAVLVAGAVISLVGVTAVFVPEDLEFLETTAEQLRAAHPRLVPLVAHDRATFGGMLVSAGLVLLLTALWGHRAGNGWLWWTLLPAGVLGYAPAIAVHVAVGYTDGMHLLPAFAGLGTFLLGLALTRAHLMESGGGPEPVSVPWAATRR is encoded by the coding sequence ATGCCAGACTGGTTCTACCGCACCGTTTCGCGGCCGCTGTTGTACCGCCTCGGCGCGCGAACCGCCCGGGCCGTCGCGCTCGGGTTCATGGGGCGGCTCGCGCGGCTGCCGCTCGGCCCGCTGGCGATCGACCTGCTCGGGCACATGCGCGCGGACCCGCGGCTCACGGTGCGGCTCCTCGGGCGCGACTTCGCGTCCCCGATCGGGCTGGGGCCGGGACTCGATCCGGAGGGGGTGGCGCTGCCGGCGTTCGCCCGGTTCGGCATCGGGTTCATCAGCGTCGGGCCGGTCGGGTTACAGAATCCGCCGACACGCCCGAGCGTGGAGCGCGACGACGCGCGCGAGGCTATCGGCTTTCCGGACGCGGCCCCGCCGCTCGGATTGAAGGCGGCCGGGGCGGTGTTGGCCGAACTGTCCCGGCTCGGGGTGCCGGTGGCGGTACGTGTGTCCGGGGAGACGGCGGAAGAGTACCGCCATTTGCTCACGGAGACGCGTCGCTTCGTGGCCGCGATTGCAGTGCCGGCCGCCGCGGCTGTGGCGATGTCCGAGTGGCTCCCGGCCGCGGAAGGGGTTCCGATCCTGCTGACCGTTCGCGCCGACTCGCCGACAGCGGATATGGAGGCCCTTGCGGCCGGGCTGGCTGCTGGTGCGGGCGGCGTTCTGATCGACGGTGCGGTCGCGCGGGAGGGCGGCGGAACCGAGATCGGCGCACCGGCGCGGGAGCCGGCGCTGGCGCTGGTGCGGGCGCTCCGTGCGTCCCTCGGTCCGGCGGTGCCGCTCGTCGTGGGGGGCGGGGTTCACGAGCCGGAGCACGCCCTCGCGCTGCTCGACGCCGGGGCCGACCTCGTGGAAGTCGACAGCGGGCTGGTCTTCAACGGCCCGGGGCTGGTGAAGCGAACGAACGACGCGGTGCTGTACCGCAACCTGTCCGCTCAGCGGGAGCCGCCGGGCGCGGCGCCACGGCCGGCCGCGATGACGTGGTTCTGGACGGCCCTTTTGGGCTTCGGAATGCTGTTCGGCGGCGCGCTCGCCGTGGGCATCGCGGCCACGCGGGTGGTGCTGCCGTACGACGAGGCGTTTCTGGGACTGTCGCGGGACCAGCTCCACACCGTGAACCCGCGGCTCCTCGCGTTCATGGCCCACGACCGGGTGTCGCTCGCCGGCCCCATGCTGACCGTGGGAACCGTGTACCTCGGGCTCTCACTCGGGGGCATCCGCCGGGGCGTTCACTGGGCGATGGTTGCGGTGTTTGCGTCCGCGTCCGCCGGGTTCGCGAGCTTCTTTCTGTTCCTCGGGTTCGGGTACCTCGAACCGTTGCACGCGTTCGTCACGGCGTGCCTGCTCCAGCTCCTGCTGCTCGGAATGCACTCGGAGCTGGGGCCGTACACGCCGACCGGCCCGCCCCCGCCGCGCACCGACCGGGCGTGGCGGCGGGCGCAGTGGGGGCAACTGTTGCTGGTGGCGCACGCCGGCGCGGTGCTGGTCGCGGGGGCGGTGATTTCACTCGTCGGGGTGACGGCGGTGTTCGTCCCCGAGGACCTGGAGTTTCTGGAAACGACCGCGGAGCAACTGCGCGCGGCGCACCCGCGGCTGGTACCGCTGGTGGCGCACGACCGGGCCACGTTCGGCGGGATGCTGGTGTCGGCCGGGCTGGTGCTGCTGCTGACCGCGCTGTGGGGGCACCGGGCGGGGAACGGCTGGCTGTGGTGGACGCTGCTACCGGCCGGGGTGCTGGGGTACGCGCCGGCGATTGCGGTTCACGTCGCGGTCGGGTACACGGACGGCATGCACCTGCTGCCGGCGTTCGCGGGGCTGGGGACGTTTCTGCTGGGGCTGGCGCTGACGCGGGCGCACCTGATGGAATCGGGAGGCGGGCCGGAACCGGTGAGCGTGCCTTGGGCCGCTACTCGCCGGTGA
- a CDS encoding AAA family ATPase encodes MFEVRKAKRQRRPLKISLEGLSGSGKTFSALRLAFAMRRANIGKRIVIADSENESAGLYDGVTMDGEKWEYEVCPIPHDKQNPGGYAECYEHLVGAGYDIVIFDSLSHAWHGAMEQVDRYARANKGDKFGGWAQVTPEQRRMLTTLTDPRAHSIVTMRVKSEYERVDDAGKTKIKKVGMKTDQRENTEYEFDAVIRLEVENHAARVEKVRGCTAMDGKTCDHPGPTFWKPLFDWWLSAEPVESVSPEDQHRRQLNAAKTLADLATVWGGIPKTLQARLADDKDRRKMALTSAVKTKVAAPVGAGGKVLPGLPDDDEELFPAGARSGVQD; translated from the coding sequence ATGTTCGAAGTTCGTAAGGCGAAGCGCCAGCGGCGTCCGTTGAAGATCAGCCTTGAGGGCCTGTCCGGGTCCGGGAAAACCTTTTCCGCGCTGCGGCTCGCGTTCGCGATGCGCCGCGCCAACATCGGCAAGCGGATCGTCATCGCCGACTCGGAGAACGAGTCCGCGGGCCTGTACGACGGCGTGACGATGGACGGCGAGAAGTGGGAGTACGAGGTGTGCCCAATCCCGCACGACAAGCAGAACCCGGGCGGGTACGCCGAGTGCTACGAGCACCTGGTCGGCGCCGGCTACGACATCGTCATCTTCGACTCGCTGTCGCACGCGTGGCACGGGGCGATGGAGCAGGTGGACCGGTACGCCCGGGCCAACAAGGGCGACAAGTTCGGCGGCTGGGCACAGGTCACCCCCGAGCAGCGGCGGATGCTCACCACCCTCACCGACCCGCGCGCGCACTCCATCGTCACCATGCGCGTGAAGAGCGAGTACGAGCGCGTCGACGACGCCGGCAAGACCAAGATCAAGAAGGTCGGCATGAAGACCGACCAGCGCGAGAACACCGAGTACGAGTTCGACGCCGTGATCCGGCTGGAGGTGGAGAACCACGCGGCCCGGGTGGAAAAGGTGCGCGGGTGCACCGCGATGGACGGGAAGACCTGCGACCACCCCGGGCCGACCTTCTGGAAGCCGCTGTTCGACTGGTGGTTGAGCGCGGAGCCGGTTGAGTCGGTGTCGCCCGAGGACCAGCACCGTCGGCAGTTGAACGCGGCCAAGACGCTGGCCGATCTGGCGACCGTGTGGGGCGGGATTCCCAAAACGCTCCAGGCGCGTTTGGCCGACGACAAGGACCGTCGCAAGATGGCGCTGACGAGCGCGGTGAAGACGAAGGTCGCCGCGCCGGTCGGGGCAGGCGGGAAAGTGCTCCCGGGCCTTCCCGACGACGACGAGGAGCTGTTCCCGGCCGGCGCCCGGTCGGGGGTACAGGATTGA
- a CDS encoding Uma2 family endonuclease — MTAMPPPAPSRRPFRFTREQYLELGQLGYFDGKRVELLCGEIVEMSPINWPHALCVNLVVAALNRAFPLGFWVASQQPIAIPGTKPASQPQPDAMVIAGSPRDYTDHPTTAALLVEVSDTTLSEDLSTKAELYATANVPEYWVLDIPNRQLHVYRDPQPLPTGLGATAYRAHLVLAPADTVQPLAAPRAVVRVSDLFQ; from the coding sequence ATGACCGCCATGCCGCCACCGGCCCCGTCGCGCCGGCCGTTTCGGTTCACCCGCGAACAGTACCTCGAACTGGGGCAGCTTGGTTATTTCGACGGAAAGCGTGTGGAACTCCTGTGCGGGGAGATCGTCGAGATGAGCCCGATAAACTGGCCGCACGCACTGTGCGTGAACCTCGTAGTTGCGGCCCTGAATCGGGCATTCCCACTTGGTTTTTGGGTCGCTTCGCAACAGCCGATTGCGATTCCCGGCACAAAACCCGCTTCACAGCCCCAACCTGATGCAATGGTCATCGCGGGCTCTCCGCGCGACTACACCGACCACCCCACCACCGCGGCACTACTCGTTGAGGTCTCCGACACGACGCTGTCCGAAGACCTGAGTACCAAAGCCGAGTTGTACGCGACCGCTAACGTGCCCGAGTACTGGGTGCTCGACATCCCGAACCGCCAGTTGCACGTCTACCGCGATCCGCAGCCGCTCCCGACCGGTCTGGGCGCCACGGCGTACCGCGCGCACCTGGTCCTCGCGCCCGCCGACACCGTTCAGCCGCTGGCCGCGCCCCGTGCGGTCGTTCGCGTGAGCGATCTGTTCCAGTGA
- a CDS encoding HDOD domain-containing protein: protein MSSSKLTSWITRSATSRAVPHTTTDHDQALEAILSPAQLPQAPAVAVRVVEAATHDDCLPREIGAMIANEPGFAASLLHSVNTAREAASRPVNSVDRAVLLVGLNKVRAMALGLSLPALRPQARYDRGAMEHSLASISGAIIARELAARRGDADPEEELNAALLRDIGVLLIQQTYPTAWAGHIARGGDPLLAEACQREREAFGIDHAEVSAEVLKRWGLPDEIYEPIRHHHHPERLAGTRYAQRAELLWFAGLLTRLEAVVEHPEALDLILSVAGRRFGFSVGSLAEFLDTVRPQIRDFADVLNREIGRCPDYASLLTHAAAELSRASPGRAAPVAR from the coding sequence ATGTCCTCATCGAAACTCACGAGCTGGATCACCCGTTCGGCCACCAGCCGGGCCGTTCCCCACACAACCACAGATCACGACCAGGCGCTCGAAGCGATCCTCAGCCCCGCCCAGCTCCCACAGGCCCCGGCCGTCGCGGTGCGGGTGGTCGAGGCCGCAACTCATGACGACTGCTTGCCCCGCGAGATCGGCGCGATGATCGCGAACGAGCCGGGGTTCGCGGCGTCGCTCCTGCACAGCGTGAACACCGCCCGCGAGGCGGCCAGCCGCCCGGTCAACTCGGTGGACCGCGCGGTCCTGCTCGTCGGGCTGAACAAGGTGCGGGCGATGGCCCTTGGGCTGTCGCTCCCCGCGCTGCGCCCGCAGGCGCGGTACGACCGGGGCGCGATGGAGCACTCGCTCGCGTCCATCAGCGGCGCCATCATCGCCCGCGAACTGGCCGCCCGGCGGGGGGACGCGGACCCCGAGGAGGAACTCAACGCCGCGCTGCTCCGCGACATCGGGGTGCTGCTGATCCAGCAAACGTACCCCACCGCGTGGGCGGGACACATCGCCCGCGGCGGCGACCCGCTGCTGGCCGAGGCGTGCCAGCGCGAGCGCGAGGCGTTCGGCATCGATCACGCGGAGGTGAGCGCGGAGGTCCTCAAGCGCTGGGGGCTGCCGGACGAGATCTACGAACCGATCCGGCACCACCACCACCCCGAGCGGCTCGCGGGCACCCGGTACGCGCAGCGCGCGGAGCTGCTGTGGTTCGCCGGCCTGCTCACCCGCCTCGAGGCGGTTGTTGAACACCCCGAGGCGCTCGACCTGATCCTGTCGGTCGCGGGCCGGCGGTTCGGGTTCAGCGTCGGCTCGCTGGCCGAGTTCCTGGACACGGTGCGGCCGCAGATCCGCGACTTCGCGGACGTGCTGAACCGCGAGATCGGGCGGTGCCCCGATTACGCCTCGCTGCTGACGCACGCGGCGGCGGAATTGTCACGCGCATCGCCCGGTCGTGCCGCCCCCGTGGCCCGGTAA
- a CDS encoding PAS domain-containing hybrid sensor histidine kinase/response regulator, producing MPDVKTDDFRAILDRLPTPVIGFDRGGRHDFVNPAACRMIGRSADQLLGRTLCEIGLPPDLGPELDANVARVRESGAPFAHTVSLPSPGGTAVLLVHLVPRPDGGVLVTATDVSVQARAEQALRYSEERYRQTIEAAFDAIVTTDPKGTIIGWNSGAERVFGYPASDALGRDVELIVPPRYAAEHHAAMAAFDPANSSRMRSRVVELPAMRKGGIEFPAEITLAYWGAGADRRFTAIVRDITARRAAEQALRDSEERHRLLIESVTDYAIFMLDPDGRVATWNAGAQRIKGYTADEIVGRHFSVFYPPESTACTEAELETAARVGRFAEEGWRVRKDGARFWGHVVITALRDPTGRLTGFAKVTRDLTDRRAAEQALRDSEQRYRQVVEDQTETVCRFRPDGTFTFVNDVYCRTFGKRADELIGRPWHPVVHPGDLDHVETELARMSPDNPVVRIENRIVNAGGRTRWMEFVNRGFYSPAGGLVEIQAVGRDVTDRRAAEDARRELEADLRAKEQQQRYERQLLQSQKLESLGVLAGGIAHDFNNLLTAVLGYASLSRMRLPPNDPIAEDMKRIESAAQRAAELCQQMLAYAGRGQFVVRAVDLNALTQEMTQLLGAVLSKKAVLKYNLTIGLPQVQADPTQLRQIVMNLITNASDAIGPKSGVITLTTGLIDADARYLTEIQAGAELDPGRYVYLEVSDTGCGMSEEVRAKIFDPFFTTKFTGRGLGLAAVQGIVRAHKGAIKVYTQSGKGTTFKVLLPALDGTDQEPAPADEAAERNGRGRRLLVVDDEEDVRVFTRKVLEHAGFEVTVAADGAAGVEAFAAAPYQFALVLLDLTMPKMGGAEAFREMRRHRSGVRVVLTSGFAAEEATSGFEGKGLAGFLRKPFRTEDLLAIVFDAVGP from the coding sequence GTGCCCGACGTGAAGACCGACGACTTTCGCGCCATCCTCGACCGGCTCCCGACCCCGGTGATCGGGTTCGATCGCGGCGGCCGACACGATTTCGTCAACCCGGCCGCGTGCCGCATGATCGGTCGTTCGGCGGACCAACTGCTCGGCCGGACCCTGTGCGAGATCGGCCTGCCGCCCGACCTCGGGCCGGAACTGGACGCGAACGTCGCCCGGGTCAGGGAGTCGGGCGCGCCGTTCGCGCACACCGTCTCGCTCCCGTCCCCGGGCGGCACCGCGGTGCTCCTCGTGCATCTGGTGCCCCGGCCCGACGGCGGGGTGCTGGTCACCGCCACCGACGTCTCCGTTCAGGCCCGGGCCGAGCAGGCTCTGCGGTACAGCGAGGAGCGCTACCGGCAGACCATTGAGGCGGCGTTCGACGCGATCGTCACCACCGACCCGAAGGGCACGATCATCGGGTGGAACAGCGGCGCGGAGCGGGTGTTCGGGTACCCGGCGTCGGACGCGCTGGGGCGCGACGTGGAGCTGATCGTGCCCCCGCGGTACGCGGCCGAGCACCACGCCGCGATGGCCGCGTTCGACCCCGCGAACTCGTCCCGCATGCGGAGCCGCGTGGTCGAACTGCCGGCAATGCGTAAAGGGGGGATCGAGTTCCCGGCGGAGATCACGCTCGCCTACTGGGGCGCGGGGGCCGACCGCCGGTTCACCGCCATCGTCCGCGACATCACCGCCCGCCGCGCCGCCGAGCAGGCCCTCCGGGACAGCGAGGAGCGGCACCGGCTGCTGATCGAGAGCGTCACCGATTACGCCATTTTCATGCTCGACCCGGACGGCCGGGTGGCCACCTGGAACGCCGGCGCCCAGCGCATCAAGGGGTACACGGCCGACGAGATCGTCGGCCGGCACTTCTCGGTGTTCTACCCGCCCGAGAGCACCGCCTGCACCGAGGCCGAGCTGGAGACCGCGGCGCGGGTCGGGCGGTTCGCGGAGGAGGGGTGGCGGGTGCGCAAGGACGGGGCGCGGTTCTGGGGGCACGTGGTCATCACCGCGCTGCGCGACCCGACCGGGCGCCTCACCGGGTTCGCCAAGGTGACCCGCGACCTGACCGACCGGCGGGCCGCCGAGCAGGCCCTGCGCGACAGCGAGCAGCGGTACCGGCAGGTCGTCGAGGACCAGACGGAGACGGTGTGCCGGTTCCGCCCGGACGGCACCTTCACGTTCGTCAACGACGTGTACTGCCGCACCTTCGGGAAGCGCGCCGACGAGCTGATCGGCCGCCCCTGGCACCCGGTCGTTCACCCGGGCGACCTCGACCACGTTGAAACCGAGCTGGCCCGGATGTCGCCGGACAACCCGGTCGTGCGGATCGAGAACCGCATCGTCAACGCGGGCGGGCGGACGCGCTGGATGGAGTTCGTGAACCGCGGGTTCTATTCGCCGGCGGGCGGGCTGGTCGAGATCCAGGCGGTGGGCCGGGACGTGACCGACCGGCGGGCCGCCGAGGACGCGCGGCGCGAGCTCGAGGCCGACCTGCGGGCGAAGGAGCAGCAGCAGCGGTACGAGCGGCAGTTGCTGCAGTCGCAGAAGCTGGAGAGCCTCGGGGTGCTGGCCGGCGGCATCGCCCACGACTTCAACAACCTCCTTACCGCGGTGCTCGGGTACGCGTCGCTGAGCCGGATGCGGCTCCCCCCGAACGACCCGATCGCCGAGGACATGAAGCGGATCGAGTCCGCGGCCCAGCGCGCGGCCGAGCTGTGCCAGCAGATGCTCGCGTACGCGGGCCGCGGGCAGTTCGTCGTCCGGGCGGTGGACCTGAACGCGCTGACCCAGGAGATGACGCAACTGCTCGGGGCGGTGCTGTCGAAGAAGGCGGTGCTCAAGTACAACCTGACCATCGGGCTGCCCCAGGTGCAGGCGGACCCGACCCAGCTCCGCCAGATCGTGATGAACCTGATCACCAACGCGTCGGACGCGATCGGCCCGAAGAGCGGGGTGATCACGCTCACCACCGGCCTGATCGACGCGGACGCGCGGTATCTCACGGAGATCCAGGCGGGCGCGGAACTCGACCCCGGGCGGTACGTGTACCTGGAGGTGTCGGACACCGGGTGCGGGATGAGCGAGGAGGTGCGGGCCAAGATCTTCGACCCGTTCTTCACCACCAAGTTTACCGGCCGCGGCCTCGGGCTCGCGGCGGTGCAGGGCATCGTCCGGGCGCACAAGGGCGCGATCAAGGTGTACACGCAGTCGGGCAAGGGGACCACGTTCAAGGTGCTGCTGCCGGCACTGGACGGCACCGACCAAGAGCCCGCCCCCGCGGACGAGGCGGCCGAGCGGAACGGGCGCGGCCGCCGGCTGCTCGTGGTGGACGACGAGGAGGACGTGCGCGTGTTCACCCGCAAGGTGCTGGAGCACGCGGGGTTCGAGGTGACGGTTGCCGCCGACGGGGCGGCCGGGGTGGAGGCGTTCGCCGCCGCGCCGTACCAGTTCGCGCTGGTGCTGCTGGACCTGACCATGCCCAAAATGGGTGGGGCGGAGGCGTTTCGCGAGATGCGCCGGCACCGGTCCGGCGTGCGGGTGGTGCTCACCAGCGGGTTCGCCGCGGAAGAGGCCACCAGCGGGTTCGAGGGCAAGGGGCTGGCCGGGTTCCTGCGCAAGCCGTTTCGCACTGAGGACCTGCTGGCGATCGTGTTCGACGCCGTGGGGCCGTGA
- a CDS encoding 3-keto-disaccharide hydrolase yields MRCARLSVALLLVLVGAVSGQDKKDPPKKEAKKEAPVVKPREGKSETVKLFDGKTLAGWEGYSDLWSVNDGVIVAKNTAPLKFSTYLLTKDTYSDFRLTFASKLVTSEMHSGVCFWGVVKPDVSKDPEKDRTKHTYAGHLVMFPSGYGLYDLFGRNGLGVDGAPAKKVGKQHDWNEIEVLAQGNRIRVAINGAAVVDWRDPQPERIKAGPIGLQLHSNTVPQEVQFKGLVLETFPKEDKLLTVK; encoded by the coding sequence GTGCGCTGCGCCCGCCTCTCCGTTGCCCTCCTGCTCGTACTCGTCGGTGCCGTGTCGGGTCAGGACAAGAAAGACCCGCCCAAGAAGGAAGCCAAGAAAGAAGCCCCGGTCGTGAAGCCCCGCGAGGGCAAGAGTGAGACCGTCAAGCTGTTCGACGGCAAGACCCTCGCCGGCTGGGAGGGGTACTCCGATCTGTGGTCCGTGAACGACGGCGTCATCGTCGCGAAGAACACCGCGCCGCTGAAGTTCAGCACGTACCTGCTCACGAAAGACACGTACTCCGACTTCCGTCTCACGTTCGCCTCGAAGCTGGTCACGTCGGAAATGCACTCGGGCGTGTGCTTTTGGGGCGTCGTGAAGCCCGACGTGAGCAAGGACCCGGAAAAAGACCGCACGAAGCACACCTACGCGGGGCATTTGGTCATGTTCCCGTCGGGGTACGGTCTGTACGACCTGTTCGGTCGCAACGGCCTTGGTGTTGACGGCGCTCCCGCGAAGAAGGTCGGGAAGCAGCACGACTGGAACGAGATCGAGGTGCTGGCGCAGGGGAACCGCATCCGGGTGGCGATCAACGGCGCCGCGGTGGTGGACTGGCGCGACCCGCAGCCCGAGCGCATCAAGGCCGGCCCGATCGGGTTACAGTTGCACTCCAACACGGTGCCGCAGGAGGTCCAGTTCAAGGGGCTGGTGCTCGAAACCTTCCCGAAGGAGGATAAGTTGCTCACCGTGAAGTGA
- a CDS encoding YjhG/YagF family D-xylonate dehydratase → MPSDLLDTPESAYQLVSTAPGPKGALPLTDDLLRHAPSGDLFGWTQNVGMGWNPALLGGKEFTILSTHGGLRADDGTPIALGFHSGHWEVGLLVKAAAEEFAKLRCLPFAGAVTDPCDGRTQGTTGMFDSLPYRNDSAQVMRRLMRSHPTRAGVMGIATCDKGLPAMMMALAAQHHHPTILVPGGVMLAGEAGHEDTGKVQTIGARYAHGEITLEQAAEAGCHACASPGGGCQFLGTAATSQVVAEALGLTLPHAALAPSGQPIWLDTARRSARALVEMSNRGIRTPDILTEAAFKNALAVFAAFGGSTNLLLHTPAVAFHAGVRRPTIDDWTYFNRKVPRLVDALPNGPMNHPTMRVFLAGGVPEVMLHLRALGLLELDALTVSGEPLGTVLDWWATSERRTRLRELLRTRDGVDPDTVIMSPEQARQRGLTSTITFPLGNLAPDGCVIKSTAIDPSVVDADGVYRKVGPAKVFIREKDAIKAIKGEGDRKVVPGDVLVLCCRGPLGSGMEETYQVTSALKYLKWGKQVAVITDARFSGVSTGACIGHVSPEALAGGPIGKLRDGDLIQIVIDRNKLEGTIDLVGNEIGNYGPLWGSAELAARSARPDLEPDPALPADTRLWAALQHASGGVWGGCVYDPGLIAVKLAGVKA, encoded by the coding sequence ATGCCGTCCGATCTCCTCGACACGCCCGAATCCGCCTACCAACTCGTTTCCACCGCCCCCGGGCCGAAAGGCGCGCTCCCGCTCACGGACGATCTGCTGCGCCACGCCCCGAGCGGCGACCTGTTCGGTTGGACCCAGAACGTCGGCATGGGCTGGAACCCGGCGCTGCTCGGCGGCAAAGAGTTCACCATCCTCAGCACCCACGGCGGGCTCCGCGCCGACGACGGCACCCCGATCGCGCTCGGGTTCCACTCGGGGCACTGGGAAGTCGGGCTCTTGGTGAAGGCCGCGGCGGAGGAGTTCGCGAAGCTGCGGTGCCTCCCCTTTGCCGGAGCGGTCACGGACCCGTGCGACGGGCGGACGCAGGGCACCACCGGGATGTTCGACAGCCTCCCGTACCGCAACGACTCCGCGCAGGTGATGCGGCGCCTGATGCGCAGCCACCCGACGCGGGCCGGCGTCATGGGCATCGCCACCTGCGACAAAGGTTTACCCGCGATGATGATGGCGCTGGCGGCGCAGCACCACCACCCCACCATTCTCGTCCCCGGCGGGGTGATGCTGGCCGGGGAAGCCGGGCACGAAGACACGGGCAAGGTGCAGACCATCGGCGCGCGGTACGCTCACGGCGAGATCACGCTGGAGCAGGCCGCGGAGGCCGGGTGCCACGCCTGTGCCTCGCCGGGCGGCGGGTGCCAGTTCCTCGGCACCGCGGCCACGTCGCAAGTGGTCGCCGAAGCACTGGGCCTGACCCTGCCACACGCGGCCCTCGCACCCTCGGGGCAGCCGATCTGGCTGGACACGGCGCGGCGGTCGGCGCGGGCGCTCGTCGAGATGTCGAACCGCGGCATCCGCACCCCCGACATCCTGACGGAAGCGGCGTTCAAGAACGCGCTGGCGGTGTTCGCGGCGTTCGGCGGGAGCACGAACCTCCTCCTGCACACCCCGGCGGTCGCGTTCCACGCCGGGGTGCGGCGCCCCACCATTGACGACTGGACCTACTTCAACCGCAAGGTGCCGCGCCTCGTCGACGCGCTCCCCAACGGCCCGATGAACCACCCGACGATGCGGGTGTTCCTCGCCGGGGGCGTTCCGGAAGTGATGCTCCACCTCCGCGCCCTCGGGCTCCTCGAACTGGACGCGCTGACCGTCAGTGGGGAACCGCTCGGCACCGTTCTCGACTGGTGGGCAACGTCCGAGCGCCGGACGCGCCTGCGCGAGCTGCTCCGGACGCGCGACGGGGTCGATCCGGACACGGTCATCATGTCGCCCGAGCAGGCCCGGCAGCGCGGCCTGACGAGCACGATCACGTTCCCGCTCGGGAACCTCGCGCCGGACGGGTGCGTCATCAAGTCCACCGCCATCGACCCGTCGGTCGTGGATGCTGACGGCGTGTACCGCAAGGTCGGCCCGGCGAAGGTGTTCATCCGCGAGAAAGACGCGATCAAGGCCATCAAGGGCGAGGGCGACCGCAAGGTGGTGCCCGGCGACGTGCTGGTGCTGTGCTGCCGCGGGCCGCTGGGCAGCGGGATGGAGGAGACGTATCAGGTCACGAGCGCGCTCAAATACCTGAAGTGGGGCAAGCAGGTCGCGGTCATCACCGACGCGCGGTTCAGCGGGGTCTCGACGGGCGCGTGCATCGGGCACGTCTCCCCGGAGGCGCTCGCGGGCGGCCCCATCGGCAAGCTGCGCGACGGCGACCTGATCCAGATCGTGATCGACCGCAACAAGCTTGAGGGAACGATCGATTTGGTCGGCAACGAGATCGGCAACTACGGGCCGCTGTGGGGCAGCGCGGAGCTGGCGGCGCGGTCCGCACGCCCGGACCTGGAGCCGGACCCGGCGCTGCCCGCAGACACGAGACTGTGGGCCGCACTCCAGCACGCGAGCGGCGGGGTGTGGGGCGGGTGCGTGTACGACCCGGGGCTGATTGCCGTGAAGCTCGCTGGAGTAAAGGCGTGA